A part of Salvelinus alpinus chromosome 5, SLU_Salpinus.1, whole genome shotgun sequence genomic DNA contains:
- the LOC139576513 gene encoding uncharacterized protein isoform X3: MTIQHWNSSKDEDLPRVWCKETSPQCCSGFSFSRESKSLDAGRLKVTQGVDSFIVDVLGLAQGEGMYWCGVLSSNKTIIKLAEEYFYSSSYVWDILRWILMPLLPMAILFSYCYLKRKDQNKKEEVYMDITMISDLGKNNPHTEEEITELE, encoded by the exons atgactatccaacactggaactcttccaag GACGAGGACCTCCCCAGGGTGTGGTGTAAGGAGACGTCCCCACAGTGCTGTTCAGGCTTCAGCTTCAGCAGGGAGAGCAAGTCTTTGGATGCAGGAAGGCTGAAGGTGACCCAGGGTGTTGACTCCTTCATTGTGGATGTCCTGGGCCTGGCCCAGGGAGAGGGAATGTATTGGTGCGGTGTGCTGAGCAGCAATAAAACCATCATCAAACTGGCTGAGGAGTACTTCTACAGCA GTTCCTACGTTTGGGACATTCTTCGCTGGATTCTGATGCCTCTGCTCCCCATGGCGATCCTCTTTTCTTACTGTTACTTAAAAA GAAAAGACCAAAACAAG AAGGAGGAAGTATACATGGACATCACTATGATCTCAGATCTGGGAAAAAATAATCCACATACTGAAGAAGAGATAACTGAGCTGGAATGA
- the LOC139576513 gene encoding uncharacterized protein isoform X1, translating to MLLLTTLVFWLAGTCDGVQRLTCPYDLKDEDLPRVWCKETSPQCCSGFSFSRESKSLDAGRLKVTQGVDSFIVDVLGLAQGEGMYWCGVLSSNKTIIKLAEEYFYSSSYVWDILRWILMPLLPMAILFSYCYLKRKDQNKKEEVYMDITMISDLGKNNPHTEEEITELE from the exons ATGCTTCTACTGACTACATTGGTTTTCTGGCTTGCTG GCACATGTGATGGTGTGCAGAGACTGACCTGTCCTTATGATCTAAAGGACGAGGACCTCCCCAGGGTGTGGTGTAAGGAGACGTCCCCACAGTGCTGTTCAGGCTTCAGCTTCAGCAGGGAGAGCAAGTCTTTGGATGCAGGAAGGCTGAAGGTGACCCAGGGTGTTGACTCCTTCATTGTGGATGTCCTGGGCCTGGCCCAGGGAGAGGGAATGTATTGGTGCGGTGTGCTGAGCAGCAATAAAACCATCATCAAACTGGCTGAGGAGTACTTCTACAGCA GTTCCTACGTTTGGGACATTCTTCGCTGGATTCTGATGCCTCTGCTCCCCATGGCGATCCTCTTTTCTTACTGTTACTTAAAAA GAAAAGACCAAAACAAG AAGGAGGAAGTATACATGGACATCACTATGATCTCAGATCTGGGAAAAAATAATCCACATACTGAAGAAGAGATAACTGAGCTGGAATGA
- the LOC139576513 gene encoding uncharacterized protein isoform X2 has translation MLLLTTLVFWLAGTCDGVQRLTCPYDLKDEDLPRVWCKETSPQCCSGFSFSRESKSLDAGRLKVTQGVDSFIVDVLGLAQGEGMYWCGVLSSNKTIIKLAEEYFYSSSYVWDILRWILMPLLPMAILFSYCYLKSKSLQPPKGGSIHGHHYDLRSGKK, from the exons ATGCTTCTACTGACTACATTGGTTTTCTGGCTTGCTG GCACATGTGATGGTGTGCAGAGACTGACCTGTCCTTATGATCTAAAGGACGAGGACCTCCCCAGGGTGTGGTGTAAGGAGACGTCCCCACAGTGCTGTTCAGGCTTCAGCTTCAGCAGGGAGAGCAAGTCTTTGGATGCAGGAAGGCTGAAGGTGACCCAGGGTGTTGACTCCTTCATTGTGGATGTCCTGGGCCTGGCCCAGGGAGAGGGAATGTATTGGTGCGGTGTGCTGAGCAGCAATAAAACCATCATCAAACTGGCTGAGGAGTACTTCTACAGCA GTTCCTACGTTTGGGACATTCTTCGCTGGATTCTGATGCCTCTGCTCCCCATGGCGATCCTCTTTTCTTACTGTTACTTAAAAAGTAAGTCCTTACAACCTCCAA AAGGAGGAAGTATACATGGACATCACTATGATCTCAGATCTGGGAAAAAATAA
- the imp4 gene encoding U3 small nucleolar ribonucleoprotein protein IMP4: MLRRETRLRREYLYRKSQEDRVRTIEEKKQKLKSALDDNRLIPTEVRREAVQLQKLLEFDDEGAEGVSSHMDDEYKWAGVEDPKVMVTTSRDPSSRLKMFVKEVKLIFPGAQRMNRGGHEIKALVQACKANNVTDLVIVHETRGQPDGLVVCHLPFGPTAYFTLYNVVMRHDVPDIGTMSEAYPHLIFHNFSSRLGQRVSNILKYLFPVPKEDSRRVITFANQEDFISFRHHTYKKTDHRNVELSEVGPRFEIKLYMIKLGTLENEATADVEWRHHSYTHTAKKRKFLSME; the protein is encoded by the exons ATG CTTCGTCGAGAGACGAGACTGAGACGGGAGTACCTGTATAGGAAGTCCCAAGAGGACAGGGTGCGGACGATTGAGGAGAAGAAACAGAAGCTGAAATCTGCTCTTGATG ACAATCGTCTCATCCCTACTGAGGTTCGCAGAGAAGCTGTACAGTTACAGAAATTGCTGGAGTTTGATGATGAGGGAGCAGAAG GTGTCAGCTCTCACATGGATGATGAGTATAAATGGGCTGGAGTGGAGGATCCAAAGGTCATGGTCACAACATCAAGAGACCCCAGCTCTCGACTCAAGATGTTTGTCAAG GAGGTGAAGCTGATCTTCCCTGGGGCTCAGCGTATGAACAGGGGAGGTCATGAAATTAAAGCTCTGGTACAAGCCTGTAAAGCGAACAATGTTACAGACCTGGTCATCGTTCATGAGACTAGAGGACAGCCAG ATGGGCTGGTGGTGTGCCACCTACCTTTTGGACCAACTGCGTACTTCACTCTTTACAATGTGGTAATGAGACATGATGTGCCGGACATTGGAACCATGTCTGAAGCCTACCCCCACCTCATCTTTCACAACTTCTCCTCACGACTTGGCCAGAGG GTTTCCAATATCCTCAAGTATTTGTTCCCGGTGCCTAAAGAGGACAGTAGACGAGTTATCACATTTGCCAACCAGGAGGATTTTATATCTTTCAG ACATCACACTTACAAGAAAACGGACCACAGGAACGTTGAGTTGTCAGAAGTTGGGCCCAGATTTGAAATCAAAT TGTACATGATCAAGCTTGGTACCCTGGAAAATGAGGCTACAGCGGACGTTGAATGGCGccaccactcatatacacacactgcCAAAAAGAGGAAGTTTCTCAGCATGGAGTAA